In Phycisphaeraceae bacterium, a single genomic region encodes these proteins:
- a CDS encoding DUF3050 domain-containing protein — protein sequence MAPSDSPPLADPEMPFKGILDALRVRKDALSVSLVAEADRVANHHVYSMVVDLESARAFMEHHVWCVWDFMMLAKSVQVGLGCYELLWVPPADTDAVAAINAIIADEEADIGPDGLKHSHFEIYLGAMKEAGASTRSIDAFLSRLRITRDLIPSMLDVGATPPAVRFVQATYKSATGPIHARVAALCLAREELVPRLLSTLLTNLPNDSCLSMFRWYIERHIQVDSATHGPLSATLYSNTVRNDAVVEREALESAIEAIRARGQFLDSIADALARVASANTPSSFARSKV from the coding sequence ATGGCTCCATCTGACAGCCCGCCTCTGGCCGACCCAGAGATGCCGTTCAAGGGCATTCTAGACGCCCTGCGAGTCCGAAAAGACGCCCTCTCAGTGAGTCTTGTCGCGGAGGCCGACAGGGTCGCTAACCACCATGTTTATTCCATGGTCGTGGACTTAGAGAGTGCTCGCGCGTTCATGGAGCACCATGTGTGGTGTGTCTGGGACTTCATGATGCTTGCCAAGTCGGTCCAGGTCGGATTGGGTTGCTACGAGCTCCTTTGGGTTCCGCCCGCGGACACCGATGCGGTGGCAGCGATCAATGCGATCATCGCCGATGAAGAAGCGGACATTGGCCCAGATGGCCTCAAACATAGTCACTTTGAGATCTACCTGGGCGCCATGAAGGAAGCGGGAGCATCGACGAGATCGATTGACGCCTTCCTTTCCCGCCTTCGGATCACTCGCGACCTGATCCCATCTATGCTCGATGTGGGCGCCACACCGCCAGCCGTACGGTTCGTTCAGGCGACATACAAGTCTGCTACGGGCCCGATCCACGCGAGGGTTGCAGCGCTGTGCCTGGCTCGCGAAGAGCTTGTGCCGCGATTGCTATCAACACTCCTGACCAACTTGCCCAATGACTCGTGCCTGTCGATGTTTCGCTGGTACATAGAGCGACACATTCAGGTCGACTCAGCGACACATGGACCACTGAGCGCCACTCTGTACTCTAATACTGTAAGGAATGACGCTGTTGTGGAGCGCGAGGCGCTAGAATCGGCAATCGAGGCGATTAGAGCGAGAGGACAGTTCTTGGATAGCATTGCCGATGCGCTCGCACGGGTTGCCAGCGCCAATACCCCATCGAGCTTCGCCAGGTCGAAGGTTTAG